The Sorangiineae bacterium MSr11954 DNA segment TTTCGACCGATGGTGGGCGCGGCGCCCGAAGCCTCGCCGAACACCTCCCAACAGCTCCATGTGTTGCGCCTGGGATCGATTTGCTTGCGCCGGAGAATGCGGCCGTCCCCCGGGTCGACGAGGAAGAGCTGAATACGGCCGGTGTCATCCAATGCGACCGCGGGGTTCTGGGGCGAGGGCCAGACGGGCGGTGTGCGACGCCACTCGAGCGGCGCGAAATAAATGCCGTGTTCGAAGGAGCCAGCTCCGCTCACCCAGGTGGTGCGCCGATCCTCGACGAGCTCGGCGGCGTGCGACGGGAGATACCCGGCATAGCCGTCGATGGAAAACGAGAATGGATCGCGACTGCGAAACACGTCGGTGCCCACGTAACCGCGGCGCGGACCGATGAGGAGATACCATACACCGTCGCGCTGGATGAGGAACGGCGACTCGGTGGTGGACGGAAAAGGGTCGTAATTGGGATCGGTGAAGACGGTGGTCGGCTCGCTCCAATGCAGCAAATCGGAGCTCGTTCGAGCGGCCACGATATGGTGGCCGCCCCAGCCGGCGAGCTCGCAATAATACATGACCCACTTGGTGCCAATTTTAATCACGAACGGATCGCGCGCGACCAATCCACGAAAGAGCGGGCCGCTGGGGATTCGCTTCCAGTGAAACAGATCCGTGGAGGTGGCGAGGTTGATCGCCGCGCCATTTCCGCCCGCCGCATAAAACATGTAATAGGTGCCCTCGCTCTCGATGACGTGCGGCGCCCATAGGTGATCTTCACCGTAGTAGCTGCGATCGACGTGCAGCGCGTGCGGCTGCGTCGTCCACGGTCCCATCAAATCGCGCGCGGTCGCATGCGCAAAATCGAGCTCCTTGCCGCCATCGGGAAATTCGCCCGGCGGCGCCGCGTCCCCGATGATGCCGAACATGTGCCACGTGCCATCACGCCCTCGAATGAACGTATGATCGTTGAGATACCGCGCCGGACCGCCTGGCGGCGTCGGATCGTACACGTGCTCGAGCGGCGCCGATGTGAGCCATCTTTCCCTACCTCGGTCGTCCCCGTCGCTCGCCATGGCCGAGTGCCCCGGGAGCGCCCACGCGAACATCGCCGCCAGCGCACCGGTGGTTCCACCAACGACAACTTTCTTTGCGATCGAGGTCATATCGCTCTCCTTGCACATGGGTTCAGCGGGGTACCCCATGGGC contains these protein-coding regions:
- a CDS encoding family 43 glycosylhydrolase, whose protein sequence is MTSIAKKVVVGGTTGALAAMFAWALPGHSAMASDGDDRGRERWLTSAPLEHVYDPTPPGGPARYLNDHTFIRGRDGTWHMFGIIGDAAPPGEFPDGGKELDFAHATARDLMGPWTTQPHALHVDRSYYGEDHLWAPHVIESEGTYYMFYAAGGNGAAINLATSTDLFHWKRIPSGPLFRGLVARDPFVIKIGTKWVMYYCELAGWGGHHIVAARTSSDLLHWSEPTTVFTDPNYDPFPSTTESPFLIQRDGVWYLLIGPRRGYVGTDVFRSRDPFSFSIDGYAGYLPSHAAELVEDRRTTWVSGAGSFEHGIYFAPLEWRRTPPVWPSPQNPAVALDDTGRIQLFLVDPGDGRILRRKQIDPRRNTWSCWEVFGEASGAAPTIGRNADGRLELFAVAPDGSRLLHRVQLRANGDRWGQWETFGGPAGAAPTVARNADGRLEVFAIGPAGRDVAHRWQTSAGGDWSQWEVFGTAAGGPPSVHANADGRLEVFAIGPGNGYLAHRWQTTPSGGWSNWEIIGGPAAATPSMALGADGRLGVFAVSPYGAGIALLAQSSPNGGWNDWRGFSSWADPSPTLVQNADGRLEAIKVTPGGEYILHRWQNGDGTWNGNDITGWQSFGGEPVSSTPSAVRDRDGLIHVFAISANGAVLSEIVQDAPSSGWGEWSRVRIEH